One part of the Thermodesulfobacterium commune DSM 2178 genome encodes these proteins:
- the pyk gene encoding pyruvate kinase → MKKTKIVATIGPKTQNLTLIKKLIKAGVNVFRLNFSHGDHEYHKQSIKLIRRASAELKLPVGILQDLSGPKIRIGEVKKPFLVHAGEILELHKTKILGEKTGDCFKVSVEYPEILEDLKEKDLIYVADGLIKLRVIKVLEDRVITEVLQGGVISSKKGLNFPGVSLSIPAFTPKDREDLLFGLQNEIDFVALSFVNRKEDVLACKEVIEKFGKGQPVFAKIETQTALENIEEILEVADGLMVARGDLGVEVPIERVPVIQKVLVEKGRKLGKPVIIATQMLTSMIDSTMPTRADVSDIANAVLDGADALMLSDETAIGNFPVECVKMMVKIIKEAEKLYPYLKETYQEVSSDFAIAYSSCVLASEVKAKAIVVFTKSGSSAMRIAKFRPKELILANVHDEEILRRLTVVWGVYPCFVLSEVKTIDSMVKEFLVRAYQQRLINKKDTLVLTMGYPVGKVGSTNLIRLIKPDQIQALLES, encoded by the coding sequence ATGAAAAAAACCAAGATAGTAGCCACCATAGGTCCCAAGACCCAGAATCTTACATTGATAAAAAAATTGATAAAGGCTGGGGTTAATGTTTTTAGGTTAAATTTTTCTCACGGTGACCATGAATACCATAAGCAAAGTATAAAGCTTATAAGAAGGGCTTCGGCAGAGTTAAAACTTCCGGTAGGTATTTTACAAGACCTTTCAGGCCCTAAAATCCGAATAGGAGAGGTTAAAAAACCCTTTTTAGTCCATGCAGGAGAGATTCTTGAACTACATAAAACCAAGATTTTGGGAGAAAAGACAGGAGATTGTTTTAAGGTTTCTGTAGAGTATCCCGAAATCCTTGAAGACCTAAAAGAGAAAGACCTTATCTATGTAGCAGACGGTTTAATTAAGTTGAGAGTGATTAAAGTTTTAGAGGATAGAGTTATTACTGAAGTATTGCAGGGAGGGGTTATTTCTTCTAAAAAAGGTCTTAATTTCCCTGGTGTTTCTCTTTCTATACCGGCTTTTACTCCCAAAGATAGAGAGGACCTTTTGTTCGGACTTCAGAATGAAATAGATTTTGTAGCCCTTTCCTTTGTGAATAGAAAAGAAGACGTTTTAGCTTGTAAAGAGGTGATAGAGAAATTTGGCAAGGGGCAACCTGTGTTTGCCAAGATAGAAACACAAACTGCTCTTGAAAACATAGAAGAAATTTTAGAGGTAGCTGACGGACTTATGGTTGCAAGGGGAGACCTTGGGGTAGAGGTTCCTATCGAACGAGTTCCTGTTATACAAAAAGTATTGGTAGAAAAGGGTAGAAAATTGGGTAAACCGGTGATAATTGCTACTCAAATGCTAACCTCCATGATTGATTCTACCATGCCTACAAGAGCAGACGTTTCAGACATCGCCAATGCGGTTTTAGACGGGGCTGATGCTTTGATGCTTTCAGACGAGACAGCTATAGGCAACTTCCCTGTAGAGTGTGTAAAAATGATGGTTAAAATCATCAAAGAAGCTGAAAAGCTGTATCCTTATCTAAAAGAAACTTATCAGGAAGTGTCCTCAGATTTTGCCATTGCCTATAGCAGTTGTGTTTTAGCTTCTGAGGTTAAAGCCAAAGCTATCGTGGTTTTTACTAAATCTGGCAGTTCTGCCATGCGGATAGCAAAGTTCAGGCCTAAGGAGTTGATTTTAGCCAATGTACATGATGAAGAAATCTTAAGACGTCTTACGGTAGTTTGGGGGGTTTATCCTTGTTTTGTGCTTTCTGAAGTAAAAACTATAGACAGTATGGTAAAAGAATTTTTGGTAAGGGCTTATCAGCAAAGGCTTATTAATAAAAAAGATACGCTCGTTTTAACCATGGGATATCCTGTAGGAAAGGTTGGTTCTACCAACCTAATAAGGTTGATTAAACCAGACCAAATTCAAGCCCTCTTAGAAAGCTAA
- a CDS encoding sensor domain-containing phosphodiesterase, which yields MPVKTKQGRKRWFNVYEDTIVFQGDFAGLSLVIDITSEVRHKKFIKVLKEINHLLIESYSEGELFDKVVKTLVKVLELKGAWIGEVDELTKKVKPILYYPETLSFINRLDPYLFSLENQTLSFYKAFHEKRINIIPDVEKYHHPKEVSEILKALNVRSVCSVPIMKGKRVSYILVLWADEPNFFTEEYFELLEELKNNLSFALKKIDLFLRIQIFNDFIKQSGDMLIIADVDGKLEYLNPVAFHELEFEEDPFEVNIFKLLGITSEEINQVLKGLNTIKKIISLSSTKKRSFLEIKLTLVKFADYKKVIILGKNLTKEIIFEIEKQKMLTQDLLTGLLNYQGFAQKTTDLLQVVKEGILVLLDIYNFSYINHFYGLEAGDKVLTTVAQRLKESFPNALISRPVGDSFSLFLIDYEKKDVYNLIKKIQEIFTLPIEVKQGKRGFLEFQGGIVFYPEDGSSFIEIWRKANVLLSEVKKKGPNIIEIFNPYVEKHVENIFFVENLVKKAIQEHLFVFYYQPYFTSDLEVAGLEALVRIKADGKVFNPGDFIDYLENSPYLKDFEEISIDKNLETLVKIQKPVSINISSKSLETMHIFEILSKKVDLLKNIPCCLGIEITEHALATNLEKANKLLRMLKFYRINISIDDFGTGYSSLHYLKDLPIDFIKIDQSFVRDFLRDKKTFFILETIIKLAKKLNIKTIAEGVENKEQFEVLKELGCDYFQGFLFAKPMPEEECFEYLKKFKKPNL from the coding sequence GTGCCTGTAAAAACTAAACAAGGAAGAAAAAGGTGGTTTAACGTTTATGAAGATACCATAGTTTTTCAAGGGGATTTTGCAGGTTTATCTTTAGTAATAGACATAACCTCAGAGGTAAGGCATAAAAAGTTCATCAAAGTTTTAAAAGAGATTAATCATTTACTGATAGAAAGTTATTCTGAAGGGGAGTTGTTTGATAAGGTTGTTAAAACCTTGGTCAAGGTATTGGAATTGAAAGGGGCTTGGATAGGAGAGGTAGATGAATTAACCAAAAAAGTTAAGCCTATTCTGTATTATCCAGAAACCCTAAGCTTTATAAATAGGCTTGATCCTTATCTTTTTTCTTTAGAAAATCAAACCCTCAGTTTTTATAAAGCTTTTCACGAAAAAAGAATAAACATAATACCTGATGTGGAAAAGTATCATCACCCTAAAGAAGTTTCTGAGATCTTAAAGGCTTTAAACGTACGATCGGTTTGCAGTGTTCCTATAATGAAAGGAAAACGGGTTTCTTATATCTTGGTGCTTTGGGCGGATGAGCCCAACTTTTTTACAGAAGAGTACTTTGAGCTGTTAGAAGAACTTAAAAACAACCTTTCTTTTGCCTTAAAAAAAATAGACTTGTTTTTAAGAATACAAATTTTTAACGACTTTATCAAACAAAGCGGAGACATGTTAATCATTGCTGATGTAGACGGAAAGTTAGAATACTTAAATCCGGTTGCCTTCCATGAACTTGAGTTTGAGGAAGACCCTTTTGAAGTTAACATATTTAAGTTATTAGGTATTACCTCTGAAGAAATAAATCAGGTTTTAAAGGGTTTAAATACTATAAAAAAGATTATTTCTCTTTCTTCAACCAAAAAACGAAGTTTTTTAGAAATAAAATTAACTTTAGTTAAGTTTGCCGATTATAAGAAAGTTATCATCTTAGGTAAAAACCTCACCAAAGAAATAATTTTTGAAATAGAAAAGCAAAAGATGTTAACTCAGGACCTGCTTACAGGTTTGTTAAACTACCAGGGATTTGCTCAAAAAACAACCGACCTGTTGCAGGTGGTGAAAGAAGGTATCCTTGTGTTGTTAGATATATACAACTTTTCTTACATAAACCATTTTTACGGACTTGAGGCAGGGGATAAAGTTTTGACAACCGTTGCTCAGAGGTTGAAAGAGTCTTTCCCTAATGCTTTAATCTCTCGTCCGGTAGGAGATAGTTTTTCATTATTTTTGATAGACTATGAAAAAAAAGATGTCTATAATTTGATTAAAAAAATTCAAGAAATTTTTACTTTACCTATTGAAGTAAAACAAGGAAAAAGGGGGTTTTTAGAGTTTCAAGGAGGGATTGTTTTTTATCCAGAAGATGGCAGTAGTTTTATTGAGATTTGGCGAAAAGCAAATGTGTTGTTGAGTGAGGTAAAGAAAAAAGGGCCTAACATCATAGAAATTTTTAATCCTTATGTAGAAAAACACGTAGAAAACATATTTTTTGTAGAAAATCTGGTTAAAAAGGCTATTCAGGAACATCTCTTTGTTTTTTACTATCAACCTTATTTTACTTCTGACCTTGAGGTTGCAGGGCTTGAGGCCCTGGTTAGGATAAAAGCGGATGGAAAAGTTTTTAACCCAGGAGATTTTATAGATTACTTAGAAAACAGCCCTTACTTGAAAGATTTTGAAGAAATAAGTATAGATAAAAATTTAGAAACCTTGGTAAAAATTCAAAAACCTGTTTCAATCAACATCTCTTCTAAAAGTTTAGAAACTATGCACATTTTTGAAATACTCTCTAAAAAGGTAGACTTGTTAAAAAACATACCTTGTTGCTTGGGGATTGAAATCACAGAACATGCTTTAGCCACTAATTTAGAAAAAGCAAACAAACTTTTGAGAATGCTCAAGTTTTATCGAATCAACATATCGATAGATGATTTTGGGACAGGTTATTCCTCTTTACATTATCTAAAAGATTTACCGATAGACTTTATAAAAATAGACCAAAGTTTTGTCAGAGATTTCTTAAGAGACAAGAAAACTTTTTTTATCTTAGAAACCATAATAAAACTGGCTAAAAAACTTAACATTAAAACCATAGCTGAAGGGGTGGAAAACAAAGAACAATTTGAGGTTTTAAAGGAGTTAGGTTGTGACTATTTTCAGGGATTTTTATTTGCCAAACCTATGCCAGAAGAAGAATGTTTTGAATATTTAAAAAAGTTTAAAAAGCCTAACCTATGA
- the holA gene encoding DNA polymerase III subunit delta, protein MPVLTFSKVLELAKQKRIAPVYIFIGEPQLCKEKAKEIYNILQDKGSTIEVYNLNDKEDKKTFSKIKGYQEGLFGLRKVYLILGGENIELSKEEEIIKSLEKETSVFTWFIIAEKFEENRPLYQFALQKGAIVFFNFKKEEDFLETELILKLKETGKTMDRKTTELFLSLVGKDYHHFLNELDKLLLYTEERAVITEEDVWSVTIPLEEEVLFMVEESLFQSGPEKAYRIVAQLLDHKEEPHRILSYLYKSFKIFQILAEFLEKHPELKKEERFSQFSKKWEEIKTDPIVEIPKVLTERHPYRIFNLKKHLEKIKNLPQVFEELYKADLSLKRDFKNPYQVFKELFINLWQKTLQP, encoded by the coding sequence ATGCCAGTTTTAACCTTCTCAAAAGTTTTAGAACTTGCCAAACAAAAACGGATTGCTCCGGTTTACATTTTTATAGGAGAGCCACAACTTTGTAAAGAAAAAGCAAAAGAAATCTATAATATTTTACAGGACAAAGGTTCTACCATAGAAGTTTATAACCTAAACGATAAAGAAGATAAAAAGACTTTTTCTAAGATAAAAGGATATCAGGAAGGACTTTTTGGTTTGAGAAAAGTTTATTTAATCTTAGGAGGAGAAAACATAGAACTTTCTAAAGAGGAAGAGATAATAAAAAGCTTAGAAAAAGAAACCTCTGTTTTTACCTGGTTTATCATAGCAGAAAAATTTGAGGAAAATAGACCTTTATATCAATTTGCCTTGCAAAAAGGGGCGATAGTCTTTTTTAACTTTAAAAAAGAGGAGGATTTCTTAGAAACAGAGCTTATCCTCAAACTTAAAGAAACTGGAAAAACTATGGACAGAAAAACCACCGAACTTTTTTTGTCCTTGGTAGGAAAAGATTATCATCATTTTTTAAATGAGCTTGATAAACTTTTGCTATATACTGAAGAAAGAGCTGTGATTACAGAAGAAGATGTATGGAGCGTAACCATCCCTCTCGAAGAGGAAGTGCTTTTTATGGTGGAAGAAAGTCTTTTTCAGTCTGGCCCAGAGAAAGCCTACAGGATAGTTGCACAACTTTTGGACCATAAAGAAGAACCTCATAGAATTTTAAGTTATCTGTATAAATCTTTTAAGATTTTTCAGATATTAGCAGAATTTTTGGAAAAACACCCTGAATTGAAAAAAGAAGAAAGGTTTAGTCAATTTTCCAAAAAATGGGAGGAGATCAAAACCGACCCTATAGTAGAAATTCCTAAAGTGTTAACTGAACGGCATCCCTACCGAATCTTTAACCTTAAAAAGCATTTAGAAAAAATAAAAAATCTTCCTCAAGTGTTTGAGGAACTATATAAGGCAGACCTTTCTTTAAAAAGAGATTTTAAAAACCCTTATCAGGTTTTTAAAGAACTTTTCATCAACCTCTGGCAAAAGACCTTACAACCCTAA